The Paraflavitalea devenefica genome contains a region encoding:
- a CDS encoding TlpA disulfide reductase family protein: MPKIHYILAAAVITLCSAASPIRPGSWGHEPGQGFTINGHIEGLSSGTVYLVHEYDQTTFTDSAAVTNGRFVINGRLPEPLVCTLKVSGTNQIRIFFVENAQLSVTGSLRSLHNVVITGSRENDVWNGFKDNGQEVIGEKIMEVRQAARNRNNLADSQRATLSPADHVIIDVFKDSVMQSFVTSHTTSVAAAFIIYNTYVVYPDSARASRLYDLLSEEVKHSYYGRRIRQYLEAPVVTAIGQKAPGFSLPDTAGNMISLAGIKGKYILIDFWASWCGPCRKEHPFLIAAHNRFHAKGFDILSISVDESREAWLTAIHKDGLLWQQVSDGKGMGGIVPGMYGVKSIPKNFLLDKTGTIIARNLRGEELAKKLEMLLP; encoded by the coding sequence ATGCCGAAAATACATTACATCCTCGCGGCTGCTGTTATCACACTCTGCTCCGCAGCGTCCCCTATCCGCCCTGGTTCGTGGGGACACGAACCGGGGCAGGGGTTCACCATCAACGGTCACATAGAAGGCCTCTCTTCCGGCACCGTTTACCTTGTTCATGAGTACGATCAAACCACCTTTACAGATTCTGCCGCTGTTACAAATGGACGGTTTGTGATAAATGGCCGCCTGCCGGAGCCGCTGGTCTGCACCCTGAAAGTGTCGGGCACTAATCAGATCAGGATATTCTTTGTGGAGAATGCACAACTGTCTGTAACGGGCAGCCTGCGCTCACTGCACAATGTGGTCATTACAGGGAGCCGGGAGAATGACGTGTGGAACGGCTTCAAGGATAACGGGCAGGAGGTAATTGGTGAAAAAATAATGGAAGTGCGACAAGCTGCCAGGAACAGGAACAACCTGGCGGATTCCCAGCGGGCCACCTTGTCCCCGGCGGACCATGTCATCATTGATGTTTTCAAAGACAGCGTGATGCAATCCTTTGTGACGTCACATACCACTTCGGTAGCGGCCGCTTTTATTATCTATAACACCTACGTTGTTTATCCTGATTCTGCAAGGGCCAGCCGACTGTATGACCTGTTGAGTGAGGAAGTAAAACATTCCTATTATGGCCGGCGCATCCGGCAATACCTGGAAGCGCCGGTGGTGACTGCCATCGGGCAAAAAGCGCCGGGTTTTTCCCTCCCCGATACAGCAGGTAATATGATTTCTCTTGCTGGCATTAAAGGGAAGTATATACTGATAGATTTCTGGGCAAGCTGGTGTGGCCCCTGTCGTAAAGAACATCCTTTTCTGATAGCTGCTCATAACAGGTTTCATGCTAAAGGGTTCGACATCCTCAGTATCTCGGTGGATGAGAGCCGGGAGGCCTGGCTAACGGCTATCCATAAAGATGGCCTGCTTTGGCAGCAGGTATCGGATGGCAAGGGGATGGGAGGAATAGTGCCGGGTATGTATGGCGTAAAAAGTATACCTAAAAACTTCCTGCTGGATAAAACGGGGACCATCATTGCCAGGAACCTGCGGGGTGAAGAGCTCGCAAAGAAATTAGAAATGCTGTTGCCCTAA
- a CDS encoding RagB/SusD family nutrient uptake outer membrane protein: MFKTYIIPVITFSLAIALLPGCNKLVEIDPPLNEMSSERVFKSDNTAKSTLSGLYSLLSQSQAQVIQLTLFPALGSDELELLPASVTYEDVRNNTMQATSSNASGFFNDLYASVYRANSIIEGLQKYTGTSAAVKKQLTGEAKFIRAYCYFYLVNLFGKVPLVLETDVTKTAYLPRTSVDSVYDQIIKDLTDAKDSLPADYSASSGNRTNANKYAATALLARAYLYTGNYTAAESNATEVINATSLYSLIPAASMGTGVFIKNSAEAILQFMPYLNATNSYTAEGATFVTTTSQYSLRTTYVNAFEAGDLRRLKWINEVTLNGVVNYQPYKYKYRTNALAVAAGVTEYPMVLRLAEQYLIRAEARANTDNSTGALADLKVIRNRAGLAESTTTDKAALLLEIEKERQTELFCELGHRWFDLKRTGRSDAVIGAIKTTWNSTDALYPIPQTARDANPNLSQNDGYN, encoded by the coding sequence ATGTTTAAAACATACATCATACCGGTTATTACCTTCTCCCTGGCCATTGCCTTGCTGCCGGGTTGTAACAAGCTTGTTGAAATAGATCCGCCGCTGAATGAAATGAGCTCCGAACGGGTATTCAAATCGGATAATACAGCGAAGTCAACATTGTCAGGTTTATACAGCCTCTTGTCGCAGTCCCAGGCACAGGTTATACAGCTCACGCTTTTCCCGGCCCTTGGATCGGATGAACTGGAGCTTCTGCCCGCCAGCGTTACCTATGAGGATGTGCGGAACAATACCATGCAGGCCACTTCTTCCAATGCCTCCGGTTTTTTTAATGATCTCTATGCTTCTGTATACCGCGCCAACAGCATCATTGAAGGACTGCAGAAATATACCGGCACTTCTGCCGCGGTGAAAAAGCAACTAACAGGAGAGGCGAAATTCATCAGGGCTTATTGTTACTTCTACCTTGTTAATCTTTTTGGTAAAGTGCCGCTGGTGCTGGAAACAGATGTTACAAAAACGGCTTACCTGCCAAGGACATCTGTAGACTCCGTATATGACCAGATCATTAAAGACCTGACAGATGCAAAGGATAGCCTGCCTGCTGATTATTCCGCTTCATCAGGCAACCGCACCAATGCCAATAAGTATGCGGCTACTGCTTTACTGGCGAGGGCTTATCTCTATACCGGCAATTACACGGCAGCAGAGAGCAATGCTACAGAAGTGATCAATGCTACTTCGCTTTATTCACTGATACCTGCTGCCAGCATGGGCACCGGTGTTTTTATAAAGAACAGCGCAGAAGCCATTCTGCAGTTTATGCCTTACCTCAATGCGACTAACAGCTACACAGCAGAAGGCGCCACCTTTGTGACCACTACCTCGCAGTATTCCCTGCGCACTACTTATGTGAATGCTTTTGAAGCCGGCGATCTCCGCAGGTTGAAGTGGATCAACGAGGTAACGCTTAATGGGGTGGTCAACTACCAGCCTTATAAATACAAGTACAGGACCAATGCGCTGGCGGTAGCGGCCGGTGTTACCGAGTATCCCATGGTATTAAGGCTGGCCGAGCAATACCTCATCCGTGCCGAAGCGCGGGCGAATACCGATAATAGCACAGGTGCCCTGGCCGACCTGAAAGTAATACGCAACCGTGCAGGTCTGGCGGAAAGCACTACTACTGATAAAGCGGCCCTGTTGCTGGAAATAGAAAAAGAAAGGCAAACAGAATTATTCTGTGAGCTGGGCCACCGCTGGTTTGATCTGAAACGTACGGGGCGGTCTGATGCAGTGATAGGAGCTATAAAAACTACCTGGAATAGTACAGACGCTTTGTATCCCATACCGCAAACAGCGAGAGACGCAAACCCTAATCTATCACAAAACGACGGGTACAACTAA
- a CDS encoding FecR family protein, whose protein sequence is MDQSTMQELLDRYLSGTCSPEEQRKIEDWLNHQSRENNEWTTMDASARTAWMTGVYQDIRHTITQQAVAGNNEKPVIPFYRRPFFRMAAAAIIVLLLGAGVYVWLIRTPENVLPSTEGLSNRFKNDVLPGGNKALLTLANGATIVLDSAANGTLAQQGSVVVTKKADGQLAYDAKARTTDNSPLTFNTLSTPRGGQYQLVLPDGSKVWLNAASSIRYPTAFTGKERNVEVTGEAYFEIAKNAKMPFKVKANGQAEVEVLGTHFNVNAYDDEAAIKTTLLEGKVKVTPATGHSSQLLSPGQQAQLINDQLSIINNPDVEAVMAWKNGQFSFNNTDIKTIMRQIARWYDVDVSYDANVQDTYTVSLSRNVPVSKLFTYLELSGGVHFKIEGKKVTVME, encoded by the coding sequence ATGGATCAATCAACGATGCAGGAATTATTGGACCGCTATCTGTCAGGAACCTGTTCTCCGGAAGAGCAACGGAAAATAGAAGACTGGCTGAACCATCAATCCCGGGAAAACAATGAATGGACAACGATGGACGCGTCTGCGAGAACGGCCTGGATGACTGGTGTATACCAGGATATCCGGCATACCATTACGCAACAGGCGGTAGCCGGCAACAACGAAAAACCAGTGATACCCTTTTACCGGCGACCATTCTTCCGGATGGCTGCTGCAGCAATCATCGTGCTCCTGCTGGGAGCCGGCGTTTATGTATGGTTAATCCGTACCCCTGAAAATGTTTTACCCTCAACAGAAGGGTTGTCCAATCGCTTTAAGAACGATGTGCTGCCGGGTGGTAACAAAGCCCTGCTCACCCTGGCCAATGGCGCTACCATTGTATTGGACAGCGCCGCCAATGGAACACTGGCGCAGCAGGGGAGCGTGGTGGTAACAAAAAAAGCAGATGGCCAGTTGGCTTATGATGCAAAAGCACGCACAACTGACAACTCACCACTCACCTTCAACACCCTTTCCACTCCGCGCGGAGGTCAATACCAACTGGTATTGCCCGATGGCAGTAAGGTATGGCTGAATGCTGCCTCTTCTATTCGCTATCCGACTGCCTTTACCGGTAAGGAGCGGAACGTGGAGGTCACCGGCGAAGCTTATTTCGAAATAGCGAAAAATGCGAAGATGCCGTTTAAAGTGAAAGCAAATGGCCAGGCGGAAGTGGAAGTATTGGGCACCCACTTCAATGTGAATGCGTATGACGACGAAGCTGCGATAAAAACTACATTATTAGAAGGGAAGGTGAAAGTAACACCGGCTACGGGTCATAGCTCGCAGCTTCTTTCGCCCGGACAGCAAGCACAGCTTATCAATGATCAATTATCAATAATCAATAATCCAGATGTGGAAGCAGTCATGGCCTGGAAAAACGGCCAGTTTAGCTTTAACAATACAGATATCAAAACCATCATGCGGCAGATTGCAAGGTGGTATGATGTAGACGTATCCTATGACGCGAATGTGCAAGATACTTATACCGTGAGTCTTTCACGCAATGTGCCGGTATCAAAACTGTTCACGTACCTGGAATTAAGTGGTGGCGTGCATTTTAAGATAGAAGGGAAGAAGGTAACGGTGATGGAATAA
- a CDS encoding RNA polymerase sigma-70 factor, translating into MPSDPLHNEQELLQGLQAGEERAFAAIYERYAPALIDYTAARLTSLEEARDIIHDLFVYLWEERAHINIAHSLQAFLFAAVRYRIIDHIRRRITRREYADKVQALQTAIISEMEYALDVKDLQLVIENAVRELPPRVQQVYRLSRDQHRSVTEIAKELGVSPQTVKNQLTTALSHLRSVLHHLPSFLWWF; encoded by the coding sequence GTGCCGTCAGATCCATTACATAATGAACAGGAATTGCTGCAGGGCCTGCAGGCCGGGGAGGAGCGCGCCTTTGCGGCCATTTATGAGCGCTATGCACCTGCTTTGATTGACTATACGGCAGCACGGCTTACCTCGCTGGAAGAAGCCCGGGATATCATTCATGATTTATTTGTGTACCTGTGGGAAGAGCGCGCCCATATCAACATTGCCCACTCCCTGCAGGCATTTTTATTCGCTGCCGTGCGCTACCGAATCATTGACCATATACGCCGCAGGATCACCCGGCGGGAATATGCCGATAAAGTACAGGCTTTGCAAACGGCTATTATATCGGAGATGGAATATGCGCTGGACGTAAAAGACCTGCAACTGGTTATTGAAAACGCTGTACGGGAATTGCCGCCCCGCGTGCAGCAGGTGTACCGCCTCAGCCGCGACCAGCACCGCAGTGTTACAGAAATAGCTAAGGAACTGGGCGTTTCCCCGCAAACCGTCAAGAACCAACTGACCACAGCATTAAGCCACCTCCGGTCGGTGCTGCACCACCTGCCTTCCTTCCTTTGGTGGTTTTAA
- a CDS encoding TonB-dependent receptor — translation MHFKWQNPALTGIAGKPLALSSDRRSEGFLRRKALTKTLLIMKLTVLLLLTACLQVSAKSYAQQVSLSLKDAPLEKVFKEIQKQTGYQFVYNNRLVRGSRNVSLQVSKVSVEQVLQLCFKDQPLTYAIIDKTIIVKPKEVRSFTAASAPVLIAIRGTVQDEEGNPLMGVSITIKGSDKGVTTSANGEFSIPEADENATLVFSSVGYEAQTIPVQKRTSFFVRLKRSTKALDEMYIIGYGTTTKRYSTGSVTRITSDDISKQPVTNVLLAMQGRMPGVYVAQNNGLPGAGLTIQIRGANSLNRTPGQLPYTINQPLYIIDGVPYLSEPINTQSTTSNVLPSAEGNTHPMNTINPADIESIDILKDADATAIYGSRGANGVVLITTKRGKAGRTQFTMNVNTGQSKVANFVELLGTPEYIALRKKGFANYGNTPTVANAPDLLVWDTTAYTDFQKVLIGGTAHSTDVTASVSGGDTRTNFLLSGSYHHETNVYPGGQGYRRAAANISINHSSADKKLSIGFTAIYSADKNNITATDLTTYAYNLSPNFPLYKADGSLYWTGDLLGTKNPLGYLYQTNDNKTSNLMSSLNLKYNLIKGLDIKTTMGFSRTDMDQVRITPSISMDPGVASNVPGSMFSYNYTNNYIIEPQATYKATIWKGTLEALAGGTWQFRQSKQPFYTIASGFASDEFLRNPSLATTISTRTSSQDYKYASFFGRLNYNWDGRYIANLVYRRDGSSRFGPGNKYGNFGSAGAAWIFSEEQFVKGLHWLSFGKLRGSYGVIGSDAIGNYGYLDSYSSYSYAYNGMAGLYPSRLANADYKWEETRKLEAAIELGFLNDRLLLTAAFYRNRTSNQLINFTVSPQTGFTTYQSNLPALVENKGWEFSLSSTNIRNKDFTWSTSLNVSLNRNKLLKFDNIEKTSYFGQYIVGNPISSVYVYHYKGIDTLTGLPSFEDANKSGTITGGFAATGRGDRYFAGTTYPEYFGGLSNTFKYKGLSLDILFQFVKQKARSIMSASFYPPGYMYNASAEVVHEYLALGSRDKLITATTSPSSALAAYLAYSNYTGSDALLVDASFIRLKNVSLSYSLPEKLLRKARLNNLRLYVQGQNLFTITSYDGFDPESQSVSVPPLRTIVTGIQFTF, via the coding sequence ATGCATTTTAAGTGGCAAAATCCCGCTTTAACAGGGATTGCAGGAAAGCCTTTGGCCTTGTCGTCGGACAGGCGGTCCGAAGGATTCCTTCGGAGAAAGGCGCTCACCAAAACGCTGTTGATCATGAAGCTGACGGTCCTCTTATTACTCACCGCCTGTTTGCAGGTAAGCGCAAAGAGCTATGCCCAACAGGTATCCCTTTCCCTGAAAGACGCCCCTCTCGAAAAAGTCTTCAAGGAAATACAAAAGCAAACCGGCTACCAGTTTGTCTACAACAACCGGCTGGTGCGCGGCTCCAGGAATGTATCGCTCCAGGTGAGCAAAGTTTCTGTGGAGCAGGTGCTGCAGCTCTGCTTTAAGGATCAGCCATTGACCTATGCCATTATTGATAAGACCATTATTGTAAAACCCAAAGAGGTGCGCTCTTTTACAGCAGCGTCTGCACCGGTACTGATAGCTATCAGGGGCACGGTACAGGACGAAGAAGGCAATCCGTTGATGGGCGTATCAATTACGATAAAAGGAAGCGATAAGGGGGTAACCACCAGTGCCAATGGTGAGTTCTCTATACCGGAAGCAGATGAAAATGCTACGCTGGTATTTTCTTCTGTAGGTTATGAAGCGCAGACCATACCCGTGCAAAAAAGGACCAGCTTCTTTGTCCGTCTTAAACGTTCTACCAAAGCCCTGGATGAAATGTATATCATTGGTTATGGCACTACCACCAAAAGATACAGCACCGGTTCTGTAACGCGGATCACTTCAGACGACATCAGCAAGCAGCCGGTGACCAACGTACTGCTGGCCATGCAGGGACGTATGCCCGGTGTTTATGTGGCGCAAAACAACGGTTTGCCGGGAGCAGGTCTTACCATACAGATTCGAGGCGCTAACTCGCTCAATAGAACGCCGGGCCAGCTACCTTACACTATCAACCAGCCTTTATACATCATAGATGGTGTGCCTTACCTGTCGGAGCCTATCAATACACAGAGCACTACTTCCAATGTGCTTCCCTCTGCAGAAGGTAACACCCACCCGATGAATACCATCAACCCGGCAGATATTGAAAGCATTGATATCTTAAAGGATGCGGATGCTACCGCTATTTATGGGTCCCGGGGGGCAAACGGCGTAGTGCTGATCACTACCAAAAGAGGCAAAGCGGGCAGAACGCAGTTCACCATGAATGTAAATACTGGTCAGTCCAAAGTAGCCAACTTCGTGGAGTTGCTGGGCACCCCCGAATACATCGCCTTGCGCAAAAAAGGCTTTGCCAATTACGGGAATACGCCTACGGTGGCCAACGCTCCCGATCTGTTGGTATGGGATACCACCGCCTATACCGATTTTCAAAAGGTGCTGATTGGTGGTACGGCTCATTCCACTGATGTTACCGCCAGCGTATCCGGCGGCGATACCCGCACCAATTTCCTGCTCAGCGGCAGCTATCACCATGAAACCAATGTATATCCCGGTGGCCAGGGTTACCGGCGCGCTGCTGCCAATATCAGCATAAACCATAGCTCGGCCGACAAAAAGCTGTCCATTGGCTTTACGGCTATTTACAGTGCTGATAAAAACAACATCACCGCTACCGACTTAACTACGTACGCATACAACCTGTCTCCCAATTTTCCCCTGTACAAAGCAGATGGCAGCCTCTACTGGACAGGCGATCTCCTGGGCACTAAAAACCCGCTGGGTTATTTGTACCAGACCAACGACAACAAGACCTCCAACCTGATGAGCAGCCTCAACCTGAAATACAACCTCATCAAGGGGCTGGATATAAAGACAACCATGGGCTTTAGCCGTACAGATATGGACCAGGTAAGGATCACGCCGTCTATCTCTATGGACCCGGGTGTTGCCAGTAATGTGCCCGGCTCAATGTTCAGCTACAACTATACCAACAACTATATTATTGAGCCGCAGGCTACGTATAAAGCCACTATCTGGAAAGGGACGCTGGAGGCACTGGCTGGCGGTACCTGGCAGTTCAGGCAATCAAAGCAACCTTTTTATACGATTGCCAGCGGGTTTGCTTCGGATGAATTCCTGCGGAATCCTTCGCTGGCTACTACCATAAGCACCCGCACCTCATCACAGGATTACAAATATGCTTCCTTCTTTGGCCGCCTGAATTATAATTGGGATGGCCGCTATATAGCGAACCTTGTATACAGGCGGGATGGTTCTTCCCGCTTCGGGCCTGGCAATAAGTATGGCAATTTCGGATCAGCGGGAGCCGCCTGGATATTCTCTGAAGAACAATTTGTTAAAGGGTTGCACTGGCTCAGCTTTGGCAAATTGCGTGGCAGCTATGGTGTAATAGGCAGCGATGCCATTGGTAACTACGGCTACCTCGACAGCTATAGTTCATACTCCTATGCATATAATGGAATGGCCGGTCTCTATCCATCCAGGCTGGCCAATGCCGATTACAAATGGGAAGAGACCCGTAAGCTGGAAGCAGCTATTGAACTGGGCTTTCTGAATGACAGGTTGCTACTCACTGCTGCCTTTTACCGCAACCGTACCAGCAACCAGCTTATTAACTTCACGGTAAGTCCGCAAACCGGGTTTACCACCTACCAGTCAAACCTGCCGGCATTGGTTGAGAACAAAGGATGGGAGTTCTCCCTCAGCAGCACCAATATCCGCAATAAGGATTTTACCTGGAGTACTTCGCTCAATGTAAGCCTCAACCGGAATAAACTATTGAAGTTCGATAACATAGAAAAGACATCTTACTTTGGCCAATACATAGTAGGCAATCCCATCAGCAGCGTGTATGTGTATCACTACAAAGGCATTGATACGCTCACCGGATTGCCCTCTTTCGAAGATGCCAATAAAAGCGGTACCATCACAGGTGGATTTGCTGCTACCGGCCGGGGCGACCGGTATTTTGCCGGCACTACTTACCCGGAATACTTTGGAGGTCTTTCCAATACCTTTAAATACAAAGGCCTTTCACTGGACATCCTCTTCCAGTTTGTGAAACAAAAAGCAAGAAGCATCATGAGCGCTTCTTTCTATCCACCGGGTTATATGTATAACGCTTCGGCCGAAGTGGTGCACGAATACCTGGCGCTGGGTTCGCGGGATAAACTCATCACCGCTACTACTTCACCGTCCTCCGCTTTAGCCGCTTACTTAGCTTATTCCAACTATACCGGTTCCGATGCGTTGCTGGTGGATGCTTCCTTTATACGGCTGAAGAACGTAAGCCTGTCTTACAGTCTCCCGGAAAAGCTGCTGCGCAAAGCCCGGCTCAACAACCTGCGTCTATATGTACAGGGACAGAACCTGTTTACCATTACTTCCTACGATGGATTTGATCCGGAATCACAGTCGGTAAGCGTGCCGCCTTTAAGGACCATTGTTACAGGTATTCAGTTCACCTTTTAA
- a CDS encoding zinc-dependent metalloprotease — protein MHQKTLSKVLAGCFVLTLPACFVTKKKKTPPPAPPVAAVRKDTARPATAIKQYKDFITPKTITQKGLFTVHQAEGKYYFELADSLLGRDIMVITRFIKTPAGAANYGGEELNEQVIRWEKGPFNNIFLRAVTLISAADSTNMIYKAVSNSNLDPIIAAFDIKAVGKDSTSTLIDVTDFFKSDAPILSISGEAKRVFGMGPLANDRSYIKSIRTYPINTEVCMVRTWPATPSPTTRLPAVFAGAMTLELNNSFILLPQVPMRKRLFDYRVGYFASEYNLYGDDQQEVESKTFIHRWRLEPREEDMDKWKRGELVVPKKPIVYYIDPATPKKWRPYLIAGINDWQVAFEKAGFKNAITGKEWPEADTTMSLEDARYSVIRYYASPTENAYGPNIADPRSGEIIESHVGWFHNVMRLVHDWYMVQAAAIDPRARKMVFDDELMGQLIRFVSSHEIGHTLGLRHNMGSSSRTPVENLRNKAWVEAHGHTASIMDYARFNYVAQPEDSISEKGIFPRIGDYDKWAIQWGYSPITGTSDEKEDHKILNRWIIDSLKANPRLWFSGEGKDFDPRSQTEDLGNNAMQANEYGIKNLKRIMPHLAEWTKVEGEGYANLAHMYGKVLDQVDRYVSHALKYICGVYQTAKSVEQPGDLFEPTPKALQKEAVAFINRHLFDTPHWLLDKSILNKVSHPLLTNGEKLADMQKTMLMLVLSGGRMNRMTIDVNRWGAANTYTPHELIQDVKATVWRELKTKQPIDNFRRDLQKTYVSIFASQLDPNAVQGGIQGLLVSMSASTIVNTDIKAIALAHLTALKKEVTAAIPGTKDRMSLEHLQFVLQMINKALDNKK, from the coding sequence ATGCACCAAAAAACATTAAGCAAGGTCCTTGCAGGCTGTTTTGTATTGACCTTACCCGCCTGCTTTGTAACGAAGAAAAAGAAAACGCCTCCCCCCGCGCCGCCTGTGGCTGCGGTAAGGAAGGATACCGCACGCCCGGCTACGGCCATTAAACAGTATAAGGACTTCATTACGCCAAAGACCATCACGCAAAAAGGGTTGTTCACCGTTCACCAGGCAGAAGGCAAATATTATTTTGAACTGGCCGATTCTCTCCTGGGCCGCGACATTATGGTCATCACCCGTTTTATTAAAACACCGGCCGGGGCCGCCAATTATGGCGGTGAAGAACTCAATGAGCAGGTGATCCGGTGGGAGAAGGGACCTTTCAATAATATATTCCTGCGCGCTGTGACACTGATCAGTGCGGCTGATAGTACCAACATGATCTATAAAGCTGTCAGCAACTCCAACCTCGACCCCATCATCGCTGCTTTTGATATCAAGGCCGTGGGCAAAGATTCAACCAGCACCCTGATAGACGTAACCGATTTCTTTAAAAGCGATGCGCCCATCCTCTCCATCAGTGGTGAGGCGAAAAGGGTTTTCGGCATGGGGCCACTGGCCAATGACAGGAGTTATATCAAGAGCATCCGCACGTATCCCATCAACACGGAAGTGTGCATGGTGCGTACCTGGCCGGCCACGCCCTCGCCCACGACACGGCTGCCGGCTGTCTTTGCAGGAGCGATGACCCTTGAACTGAACAATTCATTCATCCTGCTGCCTCAAGTGCCGATGCGCAAACGCCTGTTCGATTACCGGGTGGGTTATTTTGCCAGTGAATACAACCTGTACGGCGATGATCAGCAGGAAGTAGAAAGCAAAACTTTTATTCATCGCTGGCGGCTGGAACCACGCGAGGAAGATATGGACAAGTGGAAGCGCGGAGAGCTGGTAGTACCGAAAAAGCCCATCGTTTATTATATAGATCCTGCCACCCCTAAAAAGTGGCGGCCTTACCTTATTGCAGGTATCAATGACTGGCAGGTGGCTTTTGAAAAAGCAGGATTTAAAAATGCCATCACAGGTAAAGAATGGCCGGAAGCCGATACCACCATGAGCCTGGAAGATGCCCGCTATTCGGTAATACGGTATTATGCTTCTCCTACTGAGAATGCCTATGGCCCCAACATCGCCGACCCGCGTAGTGGCGAGATCATAGAAAGTCATGTGGGCTGGTTTCATAACGTGATGAGACTGGTGCATGACTGGTACATGGTACAGGCTGCAGCTATTGATCCACGCGCCCGGAAAATGGTGTTTGATGATGAACTGATGGGACAACTGATCCGTTTTGTATCCTCTCACGAAATTGGGCATACACTGGGCCTGCGCCACAATATGGGCAGTAGCAGCCGTACACCGGTAGAAAACCTGCGCAACAAAGCCTGGGTGGAAGCGCATGGACATACGGCCTCTATTATGGATTATGCCCGTTTCAACTATGTGGCGCAGCCGGAAGATAGCATCAGCGAAAAAGGTATATTTCCCCGTATTGGTGATTACGACAAGTGGGCCATTCAATGGGGCTATTCACCCATCACCGGCACCAGTGATGAAAAGGAAGATCATAAAATACTGAACCGCTGGATCATTGATAGCCTGAAAGCCAATCCCCGTTTATGGTTTAGTGGAGAAGGGAAAGACTTCGATCCACGCTCACAAACGGAAGACCTGGGCAATAATGCCATGCAGGCCAATGAATATGGCATCAAGAACCTGAAACGCATTATGCCACACCTGGCCGAATGGACCAAAGTAGAAGGAGAGGGGTATGCAAACCTGGCCCACATGTATGGAAAGGTATTGGACCAGGTAGACCGGTATGTTTCGCATGCCCTGAAATACATTTGCGGTGTATACCAGACTGCCAAAAGTGTAGAACAACCGGGTGATCTTTTTGAACCTACACCAAAGGCATTGCAAAAAGAAGCTGTTGCCTTTATCAACCGTCATCTCTTCGATACACCGCATTGGTTGCTCGATAAAAGCATCCTGAATAAAGTAAGCCATCCCTTGCTCACCAATGGAGAGAAACTGGCCGATATGCAGAAGACCATGCTCATGCTGGTATTGTCCGGTGGCCGGATGAATCGTATGACGATTGATGTGAACCGCTGGGGTGCAGCCAATACCTATACGCCGCATGAACTGATACAGGACGTAAAGGCAACCGTATGGCGTGAATTAAAGACAAAACAGCCCATTGACAACTTCCGCCGTGATCTGCAAAAAACTTACGTATCCATCTTTGCCAGCCAGCTGGATCCTAATGCTGTACAGGGGGGTATCCAGGGCCTGCTGGTGTCTATGTCGGCTTCCACCATCGTGAACACCGATATCAAGGCCATTGCGTTGGCCCATCTTACAGCATTGAAGAAGGAGGTTACGGCTGCCATACCTGGCACTAAAGACAGGATGAGCCTTGAGCATTTGCAGTTTGTATTACAAATGATCAATAAAGCGCTGGACAATAAAAAGTAA